The Thermovirga sp. DNA window TTGAAAGCTTCATCACCTCGAAGACCAGGATCAAACTACTTCTCAAGTTCTTCATCAACCCCGACACCACCTCCTACCTGCGGGAACTGGCCGACGAATTCGGCGAATCCACCAACGGGGTCAGGGTGGAACTGAATCGCCTCCAGAAGGCCGGCATCCTGGAATCCAGGTCCGAGGGCCGCACCATTCTCTACAACGCCAACCGGGAGCACCCTCTTTTCCCCGAGATTCGGCGTATCGTC harbors:
- a CDS encoding winged helix-turn-helix transcriptional regulator, with amino-acid sequence MLESFITSKTRIKLLLKFFINPDTTSYLRELADEFGESTNGVRVELNRLQKAGILESRSEGRTILYNANREHPLFPEIRRIVAKTVGLDRLVEQVVARLGNVELAFVTGDYAKGIDSGLIDLVLVGEVDEAYLAELAKK